The window TCTGCATCTGCACAGCGTTCTGCTGAAAGAACGCGAAATTCGAGTGGCCGGCGGCAATGCCGTCCGCTTCCGCGACCTGCAGGCTGATGGCCGACGTGAGGTCGCGCGCAGCGGACAGCGCGCATGAGTCGGCGCTGTTCTGAAGTTCGCTGCGCGTGACGTACAGCTTGCCGAGGTCCAGCGCGAGACCGACGAACCCGATCATCACCGCCAGTGCGAGACCGACGATGATCGCGACGGCACCTTGCTGGCGATGCATGCCGCGACGCGTGAGTTTCGGATGACGAGCTGCGCTGGACATGGCGTTCTCCCTGAGCGTGCCTGTGTTATTGCCCCGACGACTTGCCGATCCCGATCACGAATGCATTGGCTTTCGGCTCGGGCTGCTTGAACGACTTGTCGTAGTTGTCGAGCGCGGACGCGGCGGCGCTGCCGTCGACGCCCTGGCGCGAGGCCGCGTGTTCTGCGGCATGCGGATCGATGATCTGGGCTTGCGTGACGGCGCGGACCGAGTCGCCGAAGCGGCTGTCCCACACCGGCGTCGACGACATGCAGCCGGCGAGCGCGAATGCGAGCGGGACGGCGAGCGCCGCGCGGCGCGCGAATACGAGGTAGGCGGATTTCATGAGCTTCCCCTTGGATGGCTTCAACGATCGGTGGACGCGGGTTCGGCATTCGCCCGCGCGATCTGCGCGCGGGTGGCGGCCGGCAGACTGTGCTTCGAACGCGGTGCGGGTTTTGCCGGTGTGTCGGAGCCGGCCGCCGCGAGACGCGCGGCAGTCGCTTCGATGCGCGCGATCCGTGCCGCGCTGGCCGCGTCGGCGTGCGATTGCGATTGCGGCTGCGCGGCAGGCGCCGGTTCGGCGTTCACCGCCCCTGCTGCCGCGGCCGCAGCAGCCGCCGGCTTTTCGGGCTGCGCCGGCACCGGTGCCGGTGCTTCGGCAGGCTGCGGCGCACGCGGTGCGGGCAGCGCAGCGGCCGGTGCGGCCGACTGCGGCGCGGGAGCAGGTGCCGGCGTCTGCGGTGCATTCATCGCCCCATCCGCCGGTTGTGCGCCAGGCTTGCGGACACCCTTGCGGCCTTCCATGTTGCCGGTCGCATACACGTCGGCTTCGTTGGGCTTCGAGAAGCTGTCGGTCGGCAACGGCACGTCGGCGGTCTGCAGCGGCTTCACCAGGTGCGGCGTGATCACGAAGATCAGCTCGGTGCGGTCCTGCTGGAACGACGTGCTACGGAACAGCGCGCCGAGCACCGGCACTTCGCCCACACCGGGAATCGCCTTCAGCGCACCGCTCGCGTTGTCCTTGATCAGCCCGCCGATCGCGAACGATTCGCCGTCGCCCATCTGGACCGTGGTCGATGCGCGCCGGGTCGTGATCAACGGCAGGATCGAGGTGCCGCCGATGTTGGTCGCGCTCAGCGTGACGCCCGTCTGCGACAGCTCCGACACTTCCGGCGCGACCTTCAGGCTGATCCGGCCATTCCCGAGCACCGTCGGCGTGAACTTCAGCGCGACGCCGAACTCCTCTTCCTGCAGCGTGATCGACGACGTCCCCGTCCCGCTGCTTTGCGGAACCGGGATGAAGATCTTGCCGCCGGCGAGGAACGTCGCTTCCTGGCCGCTGATCGTCACGAGGTTCGGCTCCGCGAGGATCTTGACGAGGTTGTCGGTGTTCTGCGCATCGGCCGCGATGCTGAACGGCTTGTTGTTCGCCTTGTTGAACACCGCGCCGCTCGCGACACCCGCGAGCAGGTTGCTGACGAGCGCGCCGCTCCACGAACCGAAGCCGCCCTGGATGTTGAATGCGCTGCCCATCTGATTGATCAGCGTCTTCGACACTTCCGCGACCTTCACCTCGAGCATCACCTGCTGCGGCGACGTGACGGCCAGCATGTTCAGCACGCCTGCGCTCTTTCCGCCGCCCTCGCCGGCGCTGTCGCCGTATGCCCGGGCGATCTGCACTGCCTGCTGCGCGGCCTGCGAGTTCGACACGGTGCCCGCCAGCACGATCGTGCCGGCGGCGGTCGATACGTGAATGTCGCGCTCGTTCGGCATCAGCTGCATCAGCGACGCCTGCAGGCCGCCGGCGTCTGCGCCGACCGCCACGTCGATCACGCGGCATGCGCCGCTGCGGCCCTGCACGATCATGTTGGTCGTGCCGACCGACAGCCCGAGGATGTAGAGCGTCTGCGGCGACACCATCGTCGCCTGTGCGACGGCCGGGTTGCCGATGGTCCGGTTGCGCACCGGCTCCGGCATCGGCACCAGCAGCGACTTGCCGAGCGGCACGCTGACACTGGTCGACTCGCGCACCGCGCCCACGCAATTCGGTCCGCGCAGCGGGCCCGCCGATGCGGCAGGCGCGGCGGCAGGCGCCGGCGCCATGCTGATCGTCATCTGCATCGGCCCCTTGGAGACGGCAGCCGGTGCGCTCGCGCCGCCCT is drawn from Burkholderia diffusa and contains these coding sequences:
- a CDS encoding type II and III secretion system protein family protein gives rise to the protein MKINPQHSGTGPVRTRIARGTMMAAILCTGWLTVYSALAQEGAESAALMKGGASAPAAVSKGPMQMTISMAPAPAAAPAASAGPLRGPNCVGAVRESTSVSVPLGKSLLVPMPEPVRNRTIGNPAVAQATMVSPQTLYILGLSVGTTNMIVQGRSGACRVIDVAVGADAGGLQASLMQLMPNERDIHVSTAAGTIVLAGTVSNSQAAQQAVQIARAYGDSAGEGGGKSAGVLNMLAVTSPQQVMLEVKVAEVSKTLINQMGSAFNIQGGFGSWSGALVSNLLAGVASGAVFNKANNKPFSIAADAQNTDNLVKILAEPNLVTISGQEATFLAGGKIFIPVPQSSGTGTSSITLQEEEFGVALKFTPTVLGNGRISLKVAPEVSELSQTGVTLSATNIGGTSILPLITTRRASTTVQMGDGESFAIGGLIKDNASGALKAIPGVGEVPVLGALFRSTSFQQDRTELIFVITPHLVKPLQTADVPLPTDSFSKPNEADVYATGNMEGRKGVRKPGAQPADGAMNAPQTPAPAPAPQSAAPAAALPAPRAPQPAEAPAPVPAQPEKPAAAAAAAAGAVNAEPAPAAQPQSQSHADAASAARIARIEATAARLAAAGSDTPAKPAPRSKHSLPAATRAQIARANAEPASTDR